A stretch of the Uranotaenia lowii strain MFRU-FL chromosome 3, ASM2978415v1, whole genome shotgun sequence genome encodes the following:
- the LOC129752454 gene encoding uncharacterized protein LOC129752454, which yields MVRWKLLISVVMCLAYCGKKVSSDDGTYDYTQMPAVYHFDSKSACLNADPANLYCVARQVIKPDPSSSVWNMIQHHSREKTDTRRSLLDRGFCLSKCEQLMNGLSEQERASYDQAKFSIDYFYIWGEKFFPDAQPFKQKYGRLVNICLNYQLRKNYNLTSYSEIEYCVGSEALNKPLTGLHIIFGAISGVALLLVLRSTCRDLILSKKINDDANYEPVDDIWMEFSLKRSFRRLLVVPRTKLQCDFAFVESVRIAAVILIIAIHVLMAYGFSPLEDPKTMENVLGSAVLRMASTIFPFMVHMFFTISGILLAVNFLEFTETNPRAQWKYLIAGVTSRYLRILPTLAIVWLFQVSWLDHVGSGPTAHSLLKIESNFCKKNGWLNFLFANNYFKFDEMCLQQTWYLAADFQFFIVGMVIMIFLWKYPKSSGTVICSMIGFSIISPILNTYFHNFAGVVICSLKDIRFYLFTNEWTEKDYVLAHPHTCSYFYGLIAGIVYHRAQKDRDYLSKLRIYHVLKKVAPLMVLLLSAPATFFYRLDRQESSLFNAIYASAHRNFFGTMCGVGLLYGATEGCAKMGAIFKHPILLAIGRLSFCVYMVQFNVFRSMFSDIPERGLVLGIMSYTQILIAITILSYGFGFLTCVTIELPMAGVIKRLRSKVGGEKSKGTSEGACTRTVKSPKGKIDDFSEVKRKTS from the exons CTTACGATTACACCCAGATGCCGGCAGTGTATCATTTCGACAGTAAAAGCGCCTGTCTGAATGCCGACCCAGCTAACCTGTATTGCGTAGCCCGGCAAGTCATCAAACCAGATCCTTCCTCCTCGGTGTGGAACATGATACAG CATCATTCCAGAGAAAAAACGGACACTCGGAGGAGTCTGCTGGATCGAGGATTCTGTTTAAGTAAATGTGAACAATTAATGAACGGTTTGAGCGAACAGGAACGAGCGTCCTACGATCAGGCTAAATTCTCCATTGATTATTTT tataTTTGGGGTGAGAAATTTTTCCCGGATGCGCAACCGTTTAAACAGAAGTACGGCCGATTGGTTAACATCTGTCTCAACTACCAGCTACGTAAGAACTACAATTTGACCAGCTACTCGGAGATAGAATACTGTGTGGGATCAGAGGCTCTGAACAAACCGCTAACAGGGTTACACATCATATTTGGCGCTATTTCCGGGGTTGCACTCTTGCTGGTGTTGCGTTCCACGTGTAGGGATTTAATTCTGTCGAAGAAAATCAACGATGACGCAAACTACGAACCCGTCGACGATATCTGGATGGAATTTTCTCTTAAACGAAGCTTCCGCCGCTTGCTGGTGGTCCCTCGAACTAAGCTTCAGTGTGATTTTGCATTCGTCGAATCGGTTCGAATTGCCGCAGTCATATTGATCATCGCAATTCATGTCCTGATGGCCTACGGATTCAGCCCCTTGGAGGATCCAAAGACCATGGAAAATGTGCTCGGTAGTGCGGTGTTGAGAATGGCATCGACCATTTTCCCATTTATGGTGCATATGTTTTTTACTATCAGTGGAATTTTGCTGGCCGTGAATTTTCTGGAGTTTACCGAAACCAATCCACGGGCACAGTGGAAATATTTAATAGCTGGGGTTACAAGCCGGTATTTGAG aatcctGCCAACGTTAGCCATCGTGTGGTTGTTCCAAGTTTCCTGGTTAGATCATGTCGGAAGTGGGCCAACTGCTCACAGTTTGCTGAAGATAGAAtctaatttttgcaaaaagaaCGGATGGTTGAATTTCCTGTTTGCCAACAATTACTTCAAGTTCGACGAAATG tgCTTGCAACAAACCTGGTACTTGGCAGCTGATTTTCAATTCTTCATCGTAGGAATGGTGATAATGATATTTTTGTGGAAATACCCCAAATCTTCGGGTACCGTCATCTGTTCGATGATAGGATTTTCAATTATATCCCCAATTCTGAACACCTACTTCCACAATTTCGCTGGCGTCGTGATCTGTAGCTTGAA GGATATTCGCTTTTATCTTTTCACGAACGAGTGGACCGAAAAAGACTATGTTCTGGCACATCCGCATACTTGCAGCTACTTTTATGGGCTGATAGCCGGCATCGTGTATCATCGAGCTCAGAAGGATCGCGACTACCTTTCGAAGCTGAGAATCTATCACGTGCTGAAGAAGGTAGCCCCGTTGATGGTTCTTTTGCTATCAGCACCAGCGACGTTTTTCTACCGGCTGGATCGCCAAGAATCGTCCCTGTTCAATGCCATCTATGCCTCGGCTCATCGGAACTTTTTCGGTACCATGTGTGGAGTTGGATTGCTGTACGGGGCCACCGAAGGATGCGCCAAAATGGGCGCCATCTTTAAGCATCCCATATTGCTAGCAATTGGGCGCCTGTCGTTTTGTGTCTATATGGTTCAGTTTAACGTATTTCGTTCTATGTTCAGTGATATCCCGGAAAGAGGTTTGGTGTTGGGCATAATGAGTTATACGCAGATTCTGATTGCAATCACAATCCTCTCTTACGGATTTGGCTTTTTAACATGTGTTACCATTGAACTACCGATGGCAGGAGTTATCAAGCGTTTGAGAAGTAAGGTTGGAGGTGAAAAAAGCAAGGGCACGAGCGAAGGTGCCTGTACAAGAACTGTGAAAAGTCCTAAGggtaaaattgatgattttagtGAAGTAAAACGGAAAACAAGTTAA